AGCTCTCTTCCATTCCAAAGGCCACCTTCTCATCTGTGTGGGAAAGAGAGAAGTTGTCGCCAGTGTTGTTAATCAACTGTTGCTTCTCTGAATATCGTACTATGCCCAGATCTGCCACTGACAGCCTCACTACCTGGGAATCCCACACTGTAGTCTCCCATAAATCCAGTGCTGCTATCTAGGTATAGGCTTAGCAGATGCTTAAGTTCTTACCCTGTTATTTCTCTCTGCAGTCTATGTTGGAGTATCAGACTTTAGTGAAGGGTCAAAGATAATGAAAGTAAATTATAATTAAGAgggtgaaaaatgaaaacataattctAAATGTGATTATTTCCATATGATGAAATTACCCATCTCAGGGACACACACTAAATTCTAGCCTTAGGTTAACCCTCCCTTCATAGAGCACCTCACTCttcagttctctgctctcaaagaATTCCCTCAGCCCCACTCCATTCAATCCCTAGAACTCaatatttgtagaaaataatTTCCCAGAACCTGTACTTGGTCTACAGTCATTTCTTGCTGTTGAAAATGGCAGGAAACAAGTTTCAGAAGAATAGTCTGGATGAGCTTTGGTTCTTCCAAGTCCTGACCAAAACTATGTCAACCTTGTTCGCTGATTTATAGTTTTACTTTATTGGGGCTCAGAGTTTTGTATATAATCTGATGACTTATTAAAATCGTATGAAAATTAATGTACTGAGATTTCAAAACCAGTAAAATACATGCCAAGTTAGGTGGTACAATTATTGGTTGCTTTGGGTCCCTCCTAAAAAGATTGACTGCGTAACTTTCATCCCATTTTGTCTCTAGGCTTTTCACTTTGCGCATTAAAAGACTTTACTGCTACAGCCCCACTGGAAAATAACATCTAGTTCTACCCAGTATGGGTTAACGGAAATTCTAGACACATTACGAACCTTCCCCTCAAAAATCTGTTTGGTTGTAGTGAGTAAAACCATCATCATAGGCACATtggaacaaaatatttgaaacaggAGTGATCTAGAAAGGTGAAACACATAGTCGCTGCTAGAATATTTGATTGGTTCCCTGTTGCTGAAGGCTCAGTTGATGGGTGGAGCAGCCATCTAGCTTATCCTGAATCATTTTCAGCTCCTTTACCACGTTTTAGTAAAACTCTTGTATATAAATTAGGCcagttaaagtttaaaaaaaaaaaaaaaaaaggaaaattcaggtGTTTCCCCATTTGTGCCTTGACACCCTTCTCTTTAGCCTGTTAGCTCCTCATAGTCTTACAACTCTAAGCTGTACTGTCAACTTACACTATATGCTATCATCTTCTGTAAGCAACCACATTCTGCTACGTTGCATAATAAAGATGATCTCTGTAATCATATATCAACACAATGAGATAATAAGATAATAACAAGACTCAAGTACCTTCCTTGCATGCTAAACAATTGATTTTAGTCACAGGCGTTTGCCAGCCTCTTCCATGCTATTGTATGGTGTCAGAAGTTTATGTTTTGTCAATAAAGGGTCTTCCAGCAGGCTGTGCAATGCTTTGGTACACGTATCTGTTATGAGTTTCCAGAAGTTATCCTTAAAACTTACACATCGTTCCCTGAGTTATTCTCTTTTAAAACTCTCGAGGGCATTCTGATGTGTCAGTGGAACATACCTAATAAATTCATTCTGAGATAGCACTTGGAATATCATAAGATATCTTAAGAACAAAAAAGGGCAAATACACCATAATCAACAATACCTGGAGATTTAAAGATTAACTTGTCTAGCCTCATAAGATTTTCACATCAATTTCCCCTGAAATATCAGACCCATCTGTATGGAAGCTATTTATTTGAACCAAGACAGATTTTAAGTCTAGCAGGCTGGGAAATTTTTATCCTAAATGCAAGCAAGATGTGTTCACCTGCAAAAACCACATCAGTAAAAGGGTGCAATCTGTATGGTATTTTTGACCAATAGTGCCAACAGCgactctagttttttttttttcgctccTGCATTTCTTTCTCAATTCATGCAGGTTAGTTTTCACAAAATTTATGATTGCTTTTATCCAATATGTTTCATCTGAAAGCTTCTATTCAGGCATTCTAAGGGAAAGGAGTGAACAGTCCTGGTTTTAATGTATTTATCAGTGTTAGATTATTAATATCAGTTTAAAGATGACTATTATTCCACCATCAAGTTTTCTAAATATGGGAAATGCTTGACTCTTTGGTTGGTTTTTACTCTGAACCTCAAACTAAGAATGAAGCTGTCTACCCCTCTGGTCCAAAGTTTATTGTAGTAAACCCACATGcaaatcatttttgaaaactttccAATTATACTCATCTATTCCACTacgttttttttcttcttttagtgtCAGCTAAACCAAGACCCCACAGTGATGAATATTCCAAGAAGATTCCTCCTCCCAAACCGAAGCGGAATCCGAACACTCAGCTGAGCACATCTTTCGATGAAACGTACATCAAAAAGCACGGGCCCCGGAGGACATCGCTGCCGCGGGACTCCTCCCTGTCCCAGATGGGCAGCCCCGCGGGAGACCCCGAGGAAGAGGAGCCCGTGTACATCGAGATGGTGGGGAACATTCTCAGAGACTTCAGGAAGGAGGACGACGACCAGAGCGAGGCTGTCTACGAGGAAATGAAGTACCCCATCTTTGACGACTTGGGCCAAGACACCAAATGTGACTTTGACCATCACAGCTGTTCTTCGCAGTGTGCTACTCCCACGGTGCCTGACTTGGACTTTGCCAAGGCCTCAGTGCCATGCCCCCCCAAGGGGCTGCTTTGTGACATCCCCCCGCCCTTCCCCAACCTGCTTTCTCACAGACCCCCTCTGCTGGTATTCCCCCCCGCCCCCGTACATTGCTCCCCCAACTCCGACGAGTCCCCGCTCACGCCTCTGGAGGTCACGAAGCTTCCCGTGCTGGAAAACGTGTCTTACATGAAACAGCCGGCGGGGGCGTCACCCTCCGCGCTGCCGTCCCACGTCCCCAGCCATGCGAAACTGGAGAAAGAGCAGGCCGCGGCCCTGGgacctgcctctgccacccctgcgCTCTCCTCGTCGCCCCCGCCCCCGTCCACGCTGTACCGAACCCAGTCTCCCCACGGCTACCCTAAAAGCCACTCCACCTCTCCCTCCCCCGTCAGCATGGGGAGGTCCCTGACTCCCCTGAGCCTCAAAAGGCCTCCCCCTTATGACGCTGTGCATTCGGGCAGCCTCTCAAGGAGCTCTCCTTCAGTGCCTCACTCGACCCCCAGACCCGTGTCGCAAGATGGGGCCAAGATGGTCAACGCCGCGGTGAACACCTACGGGGCTGCCTCGGGCGGCTCCCGGTCCCGGACACCCACGAGCCCGCTGGAGGAACTGACCAGCCTGTTCTCCTCCGGCCGCAGCCTGCTACGCAAGTCGTCCAGTGGCCGGCGCTCCAAAGAGTCTGCAGAGAGTAAGTGTGCAGGGCCTGCCTGAGCCCCAGAGCCCAGTGTCAGGCTTACAGCCAGGGTGAAGTCCATTGTGTGCGGGTAACTCACGGAGTACGGGGTCTTGAGGCCTTGGAGTTGAAATCTTAGCATGCAAAATGTGTTAGTTCACTTTTGCCGTGCTAAGTCAAATAGCGTATCCTGAAAGTATTAAAAATGGCAGTCTGCAAAATATACCACTTCCTATTTAAAAGAAGAGTGGTTTTGAAAAATAAGGTATAAAATCTAAATTCTTGCAATGGTCCTGGAAAGTTGAACAGTGAAAATAGGGACCACTATGGAATTTTAGGTATGTGCACACAACACACCGAGTACGTGGTCTTGAGGCCTTTGAGTTGCAATCTTAATATGCAAAATGTGTTAATTCACTTTTGCCACACTAAGCCAGATAGTGTATCTTGAATGTAagctgaaagaattaaaaatgacaatctgcacaatataacatttttaaataggaaatgtTATATTCCTATTTAAAAGaagagtgtttaaaaaaaaaaagtaaaaaatctgaATTCTTACAATGGCCCTGGAAAGTCAAACAGTGAAAACAGAGACCATAATGGAATTTTTAGGTAAATGCCTTGATTTGGGGGCAGGGGGTTGGGGGCGGAATTAAACATTCAAACATGTAATTGATAAatgttaaaacttaaaaaaactcttaagaccaggcgtggtggctcacgcctataattccagcactttgggaggccgaggcgggtggatcacgaggtcaggagatcgagaccatcctggctaacactgtgaaaccccatctctactaaaaataca
This region of Theropithecus gelada isolate Dixy chromosome 12, Tgel_1.0, whole genome shotgun sequence genomic DNA includes:
- the NYAP2 gene encoding neuronal tyrosine-phosphorylated phosphoinositide-3-kinase adapter 2, which produces MISSKMMSSNPEEDPLDTFLQYIEDMGMKAYDGLVIQNASDIARENDRLRNETNLAYLKEKNEKRRRQEEAIKRIGGEVGRGHEGSYVGKHFRMGFMTMPAPQDRLPHPCSSGFSVRSQSLHSVGGTDDDSSCGSRRQPPPKPKRDPSTKLSTSSETVSSTAASKSGKPPERTEVSAKPRPHSDEYSKKIPPPKPKRNPNTQLSTSFDETYIKKHGPRRTSLPRDSSLSQMGSPAGDPEEEEPVYIEMVGNILRDFRKEDDDQSEAVYEEMKYPIFDDLGQDTKCDFDHHSCSSQCATPTVPDLDFAKASVPCPPKGLLCDIPPPFPNLLSHRPPLLVFPPAPVHCSPNSDESPLTPLEVTKLPVLENVSYMKQPAGASPSALPSHVPSHAKLEKEQAAALGPASATPALSSSPPPPSTLYRTQSPHGYPKSHSTSPSPVSMGRSLTPLSLKRPPPYDAVHSGSLSRSSPSVPHSTPRPVSQDGAKMVNAAVNTYGAASGGSRSRTPTSPLEELTSLFSSGRSLLRKSSSGRRSKESAEKSTEELKVRSHSTEPLPKLDNKERGHHGASSSREPVKAQEWDGTPGPPVVTSRLGRCSVSPTLLAGNHSSEPKVSCKLGRSASTSGVPPPSVAPLRQTSDLQQSQVPSSLANRD